A stretch of bacterium DNA encodes these proteins:
- a CDS encoding LacI family DNA-binding transcriptional regulator yields the protein MVSVYDVAQRAGVSPATASRVLSGSSYPVRARTRERVLRSAKILDFRPSMVARALVTARTRTLGAIVHDVSDPYFGEVLRGLEGAAHANGYQMFVCSSNRETQRELAYVRSLLSYRVDAILFCGGGIDDRRYGTELRRLLDGYRKTGGAVVTLAPHGYRAPSVTADNRGGAVAMARHLLDLGHRRLGVVAGPASIRTGTVRVAGFRAALAERGVALAPDLIVSGEFTAEGGAAAVSRLLDRDPAITAVLCANDVMAFGVLHELAGRGIRVPQTVSVAGFGDVRMAAYTNPPLSTVAVPRYEIGWQGVHAALALLAGEPVRSRRLPVSVVARASTGRVPERTASGRREQRRRAG from the coding sequence ATGGTCTCGGTGTACGACGTCGCGCAGCGCGCCGGCGTATCTCCGGCAACGGCGTCGCGCGTGCTGTCCGGGTCGTCCTACCCGGTGCGCGCGAGAACCCGCGAGCGGGTCCTGCGGTCGGCGAAGATCCTGGATTTCCGTCCCAGCATGGTGGCGCGGGCTCTCGTTACGGCGCGCACACGCACGCTCGGCGCCATCGTGCACGACGTGTCCGACCCGTACTTCGGCGAGGTTCTGCGTGGCCTCGAAGGCGCGGCGCACGCGAACGGCTATCAGATGTTTGTCTGCAGCTCGAATCGCGAGACGCAGCGCGAACTGGCGTACGTCCGATCCCTGCTGTCGTACCGCGTCGACGCCATCCTCTTCTGCGGGGGCGGCATCGACGACCGGCGCTACGGCACCGAGTTGCGCCGGCTGCTGGACGGGTACCGCAAGACGGGGGGCGCCGTGGTGACCCTGGCGCCGCACGGGTACCGGGCGCCGAGCGTCACCGCCGACAACCGCGGCGGCGCCGTCGCGATGGCCCGGCACCTGCTGGATCTGGGGCACCGGCGGCTCGGCGTGGTGGCCGGGCCGGCCTCGATTCGCACCGGCACGGTCCGCGTCGCCGGCTTCCGGGCCGCCTTGGCCGAACGCGGGGTGGCGCTTGCGCCCGACCTGATCGTTTCAGGGGAATTCACCGCGGAGGGCGGCGCCGCGGCGGTCTCGCGCCTTCTCGACCGCGACCCCGCGATCACCGCGGTCCTCTGCGCCAACGACGTCATGGCGTTCGGCGTTCTGCACGAGCTCGCCGGCCGGGGGATCCGCGTGCCGCAGACGGTGTCGGTCGCCGGCTTCGGCGACGTCAGGATGGCCGCGTACACGAACCCGCCCCTATCGACCGTCGCCGTCCCGCGGTACGAGATCGGATGGCAGGGCGTGCACGCGGCCCTCGCCCTCCTCGCCGGGGAACCGGTGCGGTCACGCCGCCTGCCGGTGTCGGTGGTTGCCCGCGCGTCGACCGGACGCGTGCCGGAGCGCACCGCGTCGGGACGGCGCGAGCAGCGCCGGCGGGCGGGCTGA
- a CDS encoding methyltransferase domain-containing protein, whose product MLMQDSPHAHLLEQYRTLGEELFVGSTLEQTPYFKNAAQAIRLWGSYFGHRTSAGIAAQARAFTQLYERIARGDATEVEFAHRGRHSAAGSLPVVRESLTSNTVQVSDGHHRLAVAWALGRHETAAAVVSPRSPTALQSLVLACAQTRGRRELYQPIEGVEFDGTWDVVRRCDDRLTLMLQFLAAAGRPLATLSVLDLGCAYGWFVNEFSKRGSTAIGVDADPAALKVGRTAYGLRPEQTVHGDLRTYLSSCGRTWDVVLLLSVLHHFVLRPNGGSAGDLLGEVDRITGSCLFVDTGQAHERWWRGALPRWDDDFIVEFIRRHTSFSRVVRLGADVDHAGPYRGNYRRTLFACVRTP is encoded by the coding sequence ATGCTGATGCAAGATTCGCCGCACGCGCACCTGCTGGAACAGTACCGGACGCTGGGCGAGGAGCTCTTCGTTGGGAGCACCCTCGAGCAGACCCCGTACTTCAAGAACGCGGCGCAGGCGATCCGCCTGTGGGGAAGTTATTTCGGCCACCGGACGTCCGCGGGAATCGCCGCGCAGGCCCGCGCGTTTACACAGCTTTACGAACGGATCGCGCGCGGCGATGCGACGGAGGTGGAGTTCGCCCACCGGGGTCGGCATTCCGCCGCCGGATCCCTGCCGGTCGTCCGCGAATCGCTGACCTCCAACACCGTGCAGGTCAGCGACGGTCACCATCGCCTGGCCGTCGCCTGGGCCCTGGGACGCCACGAGACAGCGGCGGCCGTCGTGTCCCCGCGGTCGCCGACCGCGCTGCAATCCCTGGTGTTGGCCTGCGCGCAGACGCGGGGCCGCCGGGAATTGTACCAGCCGATCGAGGGCGTGGAATTTGACGGCACGTGGGACGTCGTGCGGCGGTGCGACGACCGGTTGACCCTGATGCTGCAATTCTTGGCGGCGGCCGGGCGCCCGCTCGCGACGTTGTCCGTGCTCGATCTTGGGTGCGCCTACGGCTGGTTCGTCAACGAGTTCTCCAAGCGGGGAAGCACGGCGATCGGCGTGGACGCGGATCCCGCGGCGTTGAAGGTCGGACGAACCGCGTACGGCCTGCGGCCGGAGCAGACGGTGCACGGTGACCTGCGGACTTACCTGTCCTCCTGCGGCCGGACGTGGGACGTCGTGCTGCTGCTGAGCGTGCTGCATCACTTCGTGCTGCGACCGAACGGGGGCAGCGCCGGGGACCTGCTCGGCGAGGTCGACCGGATTACCGGATCGTGCCTGTTCGTCGATACGGGCCAGGCACACGAACGATGGTGGCGCGGCGCCCTGCCGCGCTGGGACGACGACTTCATCGTCGAGTTCATCCGGCGGCACACCTCGTTTTCTCGCGTGGTGCGCCTAGGGGCCGACGTCGACCACGCCGGCCCCTACCGCGGCAACTACCGGCGCACGCTGTTCGCCTGCGTGCGGACGCCGTAG
- a CDS encoding (2Fe-2S)-binding protein yields MSSASSVTALRLTVNGSVHSIRSSPDTPLLYVLRDELGLQGPRFGCGLGQCGACTVHLDGAAVRSCRIAVSAAAGHPVTTLEGLGTGDRPHPVQQAFIDEQAMQCGYCINGWIMASAALLAKTPHPSEAEIRTGLRGLVCRCGAHMRILRAVRRAARTRG; encoded by the coding sequence ATGAGCAGTGCCTCCTCGGTCACCGCTCTCCGCCTGACCGTCAACGGCAGCGTACATAGCATTCGATCGTCCCCGGACACTCCGCTCCTCTACGTGTTGCGCGATGAACTCGGGCTTCAGGGACCGCGGTTCGGCTGCGGGCTTGGGCAGTGTGGCGCATGTACGGTCCATCTCGACGGGGCCGCGGTCCGCTCGTGCAGAATCGCCGTCTCCGCCGCGGCCGGCCATCCCGTCACGACCCTGGAAGGCCTCGGAACCGGTGACCGGCCGCACCCGGTACAGCAGGCCTTCATCGACGAACAGGCGATGCAGTGCGGCTATTGCATCAACGGTTGGATCATGGCGTCGGCCGCGTTGCTCGCCAAGACTCCGCATCCGAGCGAGGCCGAGATCCGGACCGGGCTCCGGGGGCTCGTTTGCCGGTGCGGGGCGCACATGCGGATCCTCCGGGCCGTCCGGCGCGCGGCCCGGACGCGAGGGTGA